TTGTGCCCCTAAATATTGATGAAATCGCATGGTGAAAAAGTAACTTTCGCTGTAtcgaataataaaatatttcccATTCATCTCGTTAGTGGACAATAAGTCAGTGTTCCTGATTACGACAGATTGACCTAATCGAGAAGCTTTGAAGTGAATAAGATTGGTCGAGCTCTATCGAACTTGGAGATGCATAGTCCTATTGACAAGAGAAGAAATTGAGAGACTAAGACCATAGGGGTAAAACGGATAGTGGAAGAAAACTTCAGggaacaaaatggaaagttctaAAAGATGGCGAATGATTTGTCGCAATCAGAGGAGATCAAATTTTCGATTGAACAAAGTTTTCCATCGGCAAAGGAAAGACCGaacctcctcctcctgcctCCCTCCTTCCATTGGAGACCTCTTTTCTGCtcagtgagagagagagagagagagagagagggttgaATGTGCTTCCGATTTGAAGGTCTTCTTGCTCGTGCTGCGACGGGACAGGCATCATCCATCGAACGAGGTAATTTCGTTCCTGTGTGTGGATTTTCATCCATGCTGgatgttttgttgtgggaaaTGGTACCGCTGTGCTTGCGTAGTCACTGGGAGCTCTTTGCTGTTAAGTGATCCTCAGTACATCTGTTTCGAGCTGCCGCAGTTGCCAATATTAGCAAGTGTAGTGTCGAGGTGGAGCCGGTAGCTGCCGAAGTTCAAATCTTGAGGCGAATCATGGATGGGGATTTATCGTTGAAATTTGGGGGATAATGGGTTTTTCATTGGTTCTTGTGTTGATCTTGGGTTGATTCGAATTAATGGATGTGTTGCTTTAGAATTAGTGAATATGGCGAGATAGAGGGCTTATTGATGCAGAGGTAATCTGAGTTTTCTGCTTATTGCGTGCTCGCAGGGTGCCTTCTGTTGTTTGTTTCTGGGACAGAAAATAATCATATGGGAGGTTTGACATTGAAGCAGGTGACTGCATCTCCTATCTAATGTTGCTTGTAATGGCTTTAGCTAACAGATGCCTCCTTCGTGTCCTATGACTGATTAGTGCATAACGTGCATAGATAGTCCATTCACAGTAGTTGGGATGTTTATTAGTTTGAAGAATCATTCGAAATCTGCGATGGTGGTCTGGTTAATTGATTCGGAGGGAAAATCCACTATGTTCTGGAAATTATCACTCCTCTAATCTACCTTGTTAAATGTCACATAACAAATGGCTTCCACGACTTTTTCACTCAGGGGTCACCATAGAAGTTGAGAAGAATTGCAGTCTGTCGCTTCTTTCGTGAAGATAGGCATGAGTTATTGCTGCTTTAGCTTTAGATCTGAGAAGGGAAAAAGCGCTTCCAGCTATCTTCCTGGCATTGAAGGTAAACCcattttttaagtattttctTTTACGGTATTATTTTGTCAACATTTATTGGAGGTTATCATCGTGCCTGGATTTGTCTGGATGTGCTGCTGATCATGTTCTTATTGAGGGACTATCAGGGCTTGTTTATGTGTTTCTCaagtttttctttccttttgtttttccctGGTTTTTCTTTGCCCTGGCAGGACATTTGCTCGAGGATATTACTCATTTTTCCTTCAATGAGTTGAAGTCGGCTACAGATAATTTCAATGCAAGCTGTAAGATAGGGCGAGGAGGTTTCGGAACGGTCTACCAGGTACTTGGAAATTTATATTATGCTATACTTTGTTTGTGCTTGATAAACATTGACCAAGTGCTTAAAGGTTAGTCAGGAATGTTACAAGTTGgttaagaaatatataaatatgaggAGGAGAGGATGAATGAGGCCGAGAAGATATTTTATGGCAGCTTGGTAGAACTTCTAAGTAAAAGATACTTGGTTTATTTACTTCTGAAGTGGTTTTTCACTTGGAGAAAGTAGATCACTTTCTTATCCTCCCTCTAGGCTCTTTCTCTCATTAATATGTTCACGTGACAAACCAGTAACTAACTTTCAAGCACTTAATATAAGTGCTACCAAAACGACCTTAGTTTATATAGCATGAAGATTGTCCAGCTGCTAAGATAATTGCCTGTCTTTTTGACTTCTCTATTACCTAGAATGATTAGGTCAGTTGGAGGGATATATAAATGGAAGAGCTCTGCTCATAGCTCCATTATTGAGTCTTATCAATCTGAGAAGATTTCATAATTCGATGAAGAATTCTGAATGGATATTGCCTGTTGATAAGCGTATACCAGTAAGAGCATTAATATGCAACAGCAGGGCATTTGTTTCTGGGATCGTTTTTTAGTTATCCATCTAGTCAGGTTTGAACAAAAAGACTAAAGAGCACAAATAGATGTCGTGATTATGTAATAAGTTTGATACaacaattattttcatttctcATATGACGTATTTTACTAACTTTACTGTTCGTTTGTTAGGGCACCTTAAAAAATGGCACCCAAGTTGCTGTGAAGAGGCTCTCTGCAGAGTCGAAGCAAGGTCTACGGGAATTTCTGACAGAGATCAATACCATAACAAATGTCAAGCACCCAAACCTCGTTCAGTTGATTGGGTGCTGCGTTGAAGGAACTAACAGGATTTTGGTTTACGAATACTTAGAGAATAACAGCCTTGATCATGCATTATTAGGTACTCAGTGCTACAGTAAATAAGACCTCGTTGATCATCCACAACGAAGTACTGAGATTTTACTCTGTTATTGTTCTCTTAGGTTCAGGTAGCACAAAGATCAAACTCGATTGGAGAAAAAGATCTGCAATTTGCATGGGAACTGCCCAAGGACTCGCATTCCTTCATGAAGAGGCTGTGCCACATATTGTCCATAGAGACATCAAAGCCAGTAACATTCTCCTCGACAAAAATTTTGACCCAAAAATTGGGGACTTTGGATTGGCTAAGCTTTTCCCAGATGATATCACTCACATCAGCACGAGGATAGCAGGAACAACGTAAGTGCTCAAAATTGTTTCTTCCAGGTTCTATCTAgtttgtgtaatttgcaaaAGAGGCTCCGAAGGATGGAAACTTACCGTGGTCTAGCTTTCTGAAAAAAAGTACTCGGAAAGTGCCGGACAGTGATTTTCAAAATACCTAATCTACCGCATTGTCTCAAATTTTTATCATGGAAGGAACTgatggaaaataaataaaatgcttTGTTTCCTGTGCAGCGGTTATTTGGCACCAGAATACGCACTGGGGGGTCAGCTAACTAAGAAGGCTGATGTGTACAGTTTCGGTGTTCTTATACTCGAAACCATAAGTGGCGGAAGCAGTGCAAAGTTAAATTGGGGAGGGACGCCGAAGTATCTCCTAGAATGGGTGCGTCGGCCTTTCcttctatatattttagtaTACCAAACATACTCTCTGACAACTTGGTGAACCAGGGGTTTGAATACTTGCTTTCTTCTTGACTATAGGATGTTTTCTTCATATTGAGAATTTCTCTTGGCACTCCTTCCTCATCATGAAATTGCCAGTGTATCGTTTTGAACAAAAGAATTAGTTAGCTACAATCACTGGAAGCCAACACTACCAAATGAGGAGTATAATTAAGGATTTTCTGCTCATCCATGTCTCTTAGTGGCAAACGTATATCTTTCCTTTCAACAGGCATGGGAACTTTACGAGAAAGGCGAACTACTCAGACTAGTGGATCCTGAGCTGGAGGATCAGTACCCCGAGGAAGAAGTTCTTCGATACATGAAAGTAGCCCTCTTCTGCACCCAATCAGCTGCAAATCGGCGGCCCCGAATGAGCCAGGTTGTCGAAATGTTATCGAAGAACATAAAATTGAATGAGAAGGAACTCACCCCCCCGGGTTTCTTCCAAGACTCAACACCATCCTGTGGGGCTCCCTCTTCCAGTAAAAAGTTGTCCACAGATGATTCGAGTAACAGGATGAGTTCGGTCCCTGTAACCATCACTCAGGTGACCCCTCGATGAAGAGAAATCCCTCTTCGAAGAAGATGTTGGATATGTCGTGAGGTTGTTGGATGTGTCGTGAGGTTGTTGAATGTGTCAACACTTGGGGGTTTCATCTCTTAATCATTCTTGGTTTTCGGTATGCTGAGGGGTTTGTGTTATTAGTTATAGGCATTAATTATTTGTTGATAAAGATCACTGAAGAGGTACTGAATAATCACAGATAAGAGAACTTACTACTAGTATCATATCGAGTCTGATCCTGGGAGTTTTATCGAAGTTCCACAGGTTCCTGAAAACATCGACAGGCCAATTTTATAAGTTCTTGTTTCCTAGCAGTCTACAGATGATCAAAGGACAAATCCGAATGATGATCCAGATCGGGAGCAAACTTTTCACCTGCCATCTCATGTAATGTTGTCCTCAATTTGGGGAACTTTTAAGAATGTATTTGCGGCACTTTCAGCATTATAACGGTAACTAAATGATGACCTGCTTGACGAGCagaatcaaaaaaaaaaaaaccgaaaagttttaataatattttattatatatctaaaagaaaatgtcTTTTTGAATTAGGTGgagaaaataaatcctaaacaaagataagaataataataatcgaaTAGATTATCTCCTTATATTTGACATTAAAAAACATGATATAAATTAATTCCCTAACAAAAATACGATCAACGGAAGagttataatgaaaaaaagaatttatactATTAGAACAGTTTTTAATGATTgcattgttgaattatgaaaaaagtaatggatagttgagataatttaatattaaaaattgaattggatggttaaaaaattgaagaaaaatgagaaaaataataattgtgttgttgatttttgttatataatgagtagagttaaagttacagttaaaatttaaaaacttaaTTGCAAAACTAAACGGGGATTAACTTATCTCCGATATTGACTCTTCCAACATTGAATTGTTCCTAAAACAATATAAACCTAATTACATGAatttagattttaaaattttaaaatattcaactatttttttaatataaacatGCCTCgctcatcaaaataaaacgATAAGTTGCATCTAAACATAAGTTTGCATATAAGACAACGATAGAGTTTAAAGAGAGAAGAATCTATATAGAGCTCGGAGGCGGAGGAAATGATACATAATTTATAGCTGTATATCACACAattagtaggattttaaactATACGTTAAGAAAACCTAACCTGAAACAtcatatatgaattatttcattcttagcctcaaattaataaatattattatatcgTACATATAGCAaatatttcttataatttagttttttcgaaataagatatatatgcaaattatttccttaataattGAATACGAAATTTCCTTTCATATCCATTAAAATATTccactatattatatatatatatatatatatatatatataacaaacggcatctatatattatatattctactGTACATGTACTTTCCttaatgttcttttttatgagCGGGGTGACACTTTCCTTAAtgttaaataagaaaatattaactAACAAAGTATTGGTTGAGTGGGAAGTACTTTCAAACCCGCAAGGAGGAGAATGCAAGTCTGACCCTTGCGGAGCGCATTTATTGGGAGGGAAAATAACTTTTCATATTCTATCTCGAAGAATTTCGAGATCAATATTTCTCACAATTTttgtaatagaaaaaataagaaaatattcatttaGAATAATCTATAtgagatatttccttaattaactaTATAAGTATCTCCTTAATATAAATGATGATGTGACAGCAGCAACATGAGAGAGCACGATATAGGTTTCTAAATATGTGACGACGTGAGGCCAGTTTGAGactttgttattatatatatatatatatatatatataatattatgacAATTACTCGTGTGATTAATACTAATTCATCGATTCGttcaaatataatttttgcCATGTTGATGTTGACGTCTCTTGAGGTTGCAAGCGACCTCATGCTGGCGGATGTTGACCATCGAGAAGGTTCCCATGCTCGAGATAGATCTCATAATTGGAGTTTAATTGGCCAATCTAGGAGGTTGGGCCTTGACGATGGCCACCACCTGTTAGGATGGGTCCATGACACCTCAAGAGGTCAACATCCCTTAGATGAGATATTGTTACTGCCGATTGGTGGTCAAAACGATCCCCTCCATATCCTGACCGCATCACTGGGGCTTCTTatggcctgtttggtttcatgatgtggttttagaattatgattttgattttaactctacccactacacaacaaaaacatacgtttcccaagtcaaatttataataccatctcatttgtctttttccacaatcaaaatcaaaatcaaa
The sequence above is drawn from the Punica granatum isolate Tunisia-2019 chromosome 5, ASM765513v2, whole genome shotgun sequence genome and encodes:
- the LOC116209476 gene encoding putative serine/threonine-protein kinase → MSYCCFSFRSEKGKSASSYLPGIEGHLLEDITHFSFNELKSATDNFNASCKIGRGGFGTVYQGTLKNGTQVAVKRLSAESKQGLREFLTEINTITNVKHPNLVQLIGCCVEGTNRILVYEYLENNSLDHALLGSGSTKIKLDWRKRSAICMGTAQGLAFLHEEAVPHIVHRDIKASNILLDKNFDPKIGDFGLAKLFPDDITHISTRIAGTTGYLAPEYALGGQLTKKADVYSFGVLILETISGGSSAKLNWGGTPKYLLEWAWELYEKGELLRLVDPELEDQYPEEEVLRYMKVALFCTQSAANRRPRMSQVVEMLSKNIKLNEKELTPPGFFQDSTPSCGAPSSSKKLSTDDSSNRMSSVPVTITQVTPR